Part of the Quercus lobata isolate SW786 chromosome 6, ValleyOak3.0 Primary Assembly, whole genome shotgun sequence genome, CAAACTTGTTCAGCAAGAAAATGAACCAAGGAACACGTAATATTGTTTGGTGATGATCTTAAGTTTCAATcacattcacaaaaaaaaatataaaataaataaatgaacaaatttgaacttttaatactCGACTAAGCTTGTTTAAGCttgaacttatttttttccaatataTAGTAAAATCATTACTAAAATCTCTTGTTCCCTCACAAATCTATGAATGTTACAACAAATGGattgtttatattatcaataaactacaaccaaaattttgatattatatgAACTTAGTTACAAACTTACACAATCCATTCTCAAGTTTATATGAGTATATTTTTGGACATGtatacttttatatatagttaaatcgAGCTTGCATGCTCATGAATTTTTTCATCGGCATACTATTATGTTTAAACTTGACTTATTTAATAGTCAAGTCTAAACTTGTACTTGAGCTTAGCTTGTTtgctaaacaaaaaaacatgaaCAAGTTTTTTCTTGAGCTATTCATAAATAACTTGGTTCATTTATAGCTTGTTAAGACTAATTTTAATGGATTCACaaatattgaattaaaaataaatgcatataaatagttcacaaataaatatttatttttaatataaaaaaatcaataattttgttatcaatcaaatagttatattttaagtatttttttaatctaaaattatgcattaaaaataagttttttatcaaatagtaaataacatcttatttgaacgaaatttgttATGCGTGTTAAGAATATAGAAAACGTgcaatttaataattagattttcaaaattggaTTGAAGAGTTTGGAAAGTTTCACCTTATCATATtaatatattgatattgatactGATATTGATTAGAACTCTCTGAGATTTGGTCCTTTCTTGGGCCAATCAGTTAACAAAATCATGCATCATATTCTAATTCtctttgaataaaaataattattaaaaaaaaagaaaaagaagatcaGAGCACATATTCCCCTCATAAAATTAGAAGTCCGTCTACTCTTCCATCATTGTAACCCTCCCtgtttcatatatatgataCATCCAAACAGGTTCAAGTAACTCCTTTGCACTGAGTAATTTCTGGCTTCCATCTTcgtcattttcttcttctagtTCTCTCTCTATTTGAGGATAGATTTCTTGCAGAGAAGCCAACATCATATCACCCCACTCTTTGTCATCTCGACTAAATAACTTCATACAAACAAAGTGTAAGAGTCCCAATACCAACCCAAAGTCTTTCCTTTCAAACCCAAGTACTGAGCCAGTTAAGAAAATCACCCCAACTGCATCCAGTACGTTAGGATTTCCTTTTAGCAATGTAACAATCATTCCAAGAAGTTTCTTGAAAACTAAAAAGTCCTCAGATTCAGAAACTCTGCCATCATCATCCTTTTCTGGGCCAACTTCACTCATTTCACTAAGCTCAGTCCTTGCTAAACTCAAAAGCCATGATGGAAAATGGACCTTAATGCGATCAGATGCATGAAAATCAATCCCTTCTCCTTGAGTCTCTTTCAGTATGTTCACGGATCCTAATGCCAGAATCAAATCGGGCAACCAAGGCTTTGCTGCGGCAACAAGACTTGCTGCTTTACCAGAGCCCATGTGTAATTCAATTGAGGTGATTAGATCAAGCAAATTgttggcaacatcaaaagctTCTGGAGGAAGTGGTGAAGCTTCACTGACAGCTCTGTGAACTAGATTAAGCAACTTCGCTGCATAGGTGAAGGAGCTCTTCACACACACAACTATATCTTTCAAATCTTCCTCCTCAAACTGAAATCGGTCTTGAGATTGTTGCCCTAAAGCGGAAATGATGTATTGTACATATCTTGATGTGAACTTTAACAACTGTCCATAATAGTGGGAAAGAAAACCCATCATAGCGGCATCAACCATGAACTTGAGACTTGCAGTAAGCATCTTCACTTTAATTGGTACTCTTTTTTGTTCAATATTGGGAGAATCTACAAGAAATTACAAAACTATTAGTGCTCATCTGGCAATGTCGTGAAAGCTTTAAACATTGAGTATTAGTAATAAAGCTTTGAGTGCTTGGCAAATTACAGGGAATAGTTCTTTAAAGTTCTGAATTTATAAAACATGAACAGTGAATTGTAGAGCTTTTTCCTAAAAGTTTCAAACTTCATCTTTAGCCATAGCTTTAAGGACCTTTTAATAAAGCTCCTTTTTAGTGGCTTTCCAGACACCCCattcccaccccccccccccccaaaaaaaaaaaaaagagcattagAGCTCTTTTGTGGTTGTGCGACCCTTAGTCACTTATATATAAGACAGCACTACAACAAAGAActaaaatatgatttaatttatagaaaaacATAGTGCACATGCAGGTGAAAGTAAGACCTTTTTCTAAACTCATcttagtttaaaaattatacaGCTTTCCAGAATGACTGGAATATGAGAGAAATAACTACCAAATTGTCCAATGTGATATAAGTACTCAACTACAATGAGCATTTCCTACCTCTACTATAGAAGAGTGGCAGTTAATGCTATACTTTCTATTGTCAAACacaatgaacaaaatatttgtaaaagaaaaaaatttcttttctggATTATTACTAAACAAGAGGTTCGAGCCTTGATGCAATGGCAAATGCCTTCCACCCAAAGTGGCATGTTACAAGTTCAAGTCTGAGaatcaaattctcaaaaaaaaaaaaaaaatgctgccTACAAATCCCCTCTGCTAGACCCCATAGAAGTGGGAGAGCTTTATGTATTTGAGTACAACCTTTTTTTACTAACCTACATGAGGACTCAATAGTCTTTGCCATAAGACTGGAGAGAGAGACAAATGAGCCCAAGAAATGTTTAAGAATACTGAATTCTAAATATGCAACTGCGCTTACCACTATCATAGCCATCCTCATGATcctgaaaaacaaaattaaaaatctatcCTCATCAATTCTCTAGACTCAAGTGTTGCTGGTAATTTCGAAGGTTTGAACCACAAACTCCAATCGAGAGAGAGCCAGTAATTGACAATAATAGTCCAAGTAGGGATGACATGTGCAGCAGTCACATTATATGGAGTCGGTTCATACCACTACCTTTCTGTTACAAACCAAACACTAATACTGTTTGCATACATCATCTGAAGTTATCCAAAGATCTATCTCTATATCACCAGAAAGAAGTGTCAAAAAAGTACTTTTCATCACGTCATATGATAGAACTAACAACCAACTTCCATATGTGCATAAAATCTCAGCAATTTGTGACCTATCCATAATTGCTTACCATGAGCACTTGGACTAGAGGCATCTGTTTGAGGTTCTTTGTTTCCTCGTCGATGGCTACTGGCTGTCTTACTGTTAGCTTGCCCAAGTTCTGAGGGTAATTTGCTGTACTTTCCAGAGTCACCTGCTCCAAGTAGTTTCTCTGTACAGTTTAGCATGTGATCCATTGTCTGTTCCAACACTGTCAGCTGAAACAGAAAATTGGGTTAGGACTTAGGAGCCCATCAGCGACAACATATTTCTGAGTGTTCAAAACcagcattaaaaataaattaaaatacttgCCTCCAGAAGTGATCTTGAGGAATCAGTACTATTGTTCCTAGTACCACAATCTTTTTGACTATTTATGCTAACATTTTGAAGAGTCATATGCAGAGCAAGAACTGTATATGCCAGAATGGGAGATGTGTCCATGTATTCGCAATGCATGCACTGCACGATGCTGACTTCAGATATGATCTTTAAAGCAATAAATGACAGTTCTAGAGTTTGAGACCTCAATATAGCCTTCCGAGAATCCTCTGATGTAAGCAAGTCCCTGATTTGCCACGCTATTCCAACAGCAATGGAATAATCCTTCTCAAAGTCAAATGCCTTCTTTCCATCGACACATCTCCATTTAGCTGAAATTTTTCCAGAAGACATAGATTTCTTCCTTTTTGTGGAGGAAAAACTGTTCTTTGGTATTTCAGTTCCAAATTTTATATGGCAACGGTAGGCAGTTTTCTGCAAACGCACTGTTAGAGCTTCAAACATATCATCAAATCCATCACAAGACAGGAACAACTTGTGAGCAGACCTCACTTCGGCTTGCCTTTCCACATTATCTGATATACCACTACAATTAGTAACCAAACCCATGCATTCTTCAAAAAGCCCAGCTGCATCATCTGGAGAAATGGTGGAAACGATTTTAATTACAGAAGATTGAGCACATGCAGTAGAGGCAGCAGCAAACAAGAACTTCACTTTTTCACCATCAAGTAACTTGTTTAGAGCACGTTTGTAACATGGCTCACTTGCTAGGCTGTTGCAAAGGTAGGATGCAGCAACAAGTAAACCCTCCATTTGATCTGCATCTAGCTTATCAGGTGACAAGATCAAACTAATGAATAATCTAACGAGTTCCATGAGAGACTTAAGGGATGCCCCTTCTGATACAGCAAATTCACAAAACCTTGCTCCAGCCATGGGAGACCTTTTTATTAGTGTAATGCAGCGACTGCATGCCTCTTCAATAGGTACTTTTGAGGGAAAGTACGATGGTATAAGCAATTTTGTGATTTTCTGAGCAACAAGAGGTTGATCATTCGCAAGAGTAGATAACAAGACATCCAGCCCTACCACCTGCAGAGAAATATAGAGAACATAATCAACCAACCAATATGGATAAAGGCATCAGAAACAACCACTGCAGAATGGTGTTTGATCTTAAAGAGTACAGTATACCTtatgaaactgaaaatttcgaATATCCCTTATAAGAAGGAGGAGATCTGCAACAGCTGCTCGTGTGGAAACGGCGTTATCCAGCATTAGATGCCCCAATCTTGGTAGAAGCACTTTAAGAATTTCATGAGATTGGGGATTTCCAAGCAAATAAATGATACCATTCAATGTGGAGAGCCTAACCTCAATGCATATATCATGTGACATATCATCAAAAATTTTCGTAATTGTCTTTGTTATGGATGCTGAAGGTATGATTTCCCAAAATAAATGAAGGATGCGGCAGGAACCTTCCACTGCCACTACCCTTACATCCGGACAATCATCCGCAAGTAATCTCTCCAACAAAAAAAACTGTTTATCAAGTAATGTATCTTTCACCTCTTTTGTGCTATCAGGATCTTCTAGAGGAAACATGTCCAAAAGCAAATGCAATGCATTTTGGCGAACATTAGAATTTGCAACCTGTTGAACAGAAACATGGCATGGTCAAATGCAAGTTGATTCAAAACAACCCATGAATCAGATAGATTTGagatatcaaataaaattgtgaGTAGAGACCCTGCTAAACCAACATATTGTTGATTTGTTGACAACAAAGACCAACCAGGCCCAGGAATTCACTAGTTAATACAAAACTGCTTCTGAGGTACTTAATCCAACAAACACAGGATACCAATTTAATCCCAACCAGATTCTCTGGCAATTATGGAAGCGTCCTTCACATGGTGAAAATTATTCAGTGCATCCAATATACTACATATGGGACCCATATTTAGGTACGAGGAATGTGTAGTACACAGTCTTTTTCATGAAATGCTTTAAATGTGTTTGCTGCCTGGTCTCCTAGACTATGCGGACAAGTAATGATATCATTGACTACATCAAATTAACGACTTCATTTGCCAAGAAGTCTAAATTATATAACTATATTCAATCATTATGGCATACAAATATATTAAACTATTAACTATCATCCCCACTATATTATCACAGGATCATATAATTCATGAACACTATCTTCAACAATCAGAAATTTACTAAAGAAGGAAAACAGCTACCTGTAGAGACCGAAAAATCACTGGCTCAGCAAGCCTAAAAAGAAGTTTCTCGACCCCCTCGGTGGTCCGCTGGCTTATAAACCCTCCCAAAACCCTCCTAATAGATGCGGCCAATGCTGGTGAACTCGCGTGTATCGCACCATCAATCAAACCCTGCAAAAAACCATCCTCAAACTCGCCCTTGGAATCCCCTTCTGCGGCTTTCCAAGCCCGAAACAGTATATCCCCGAACGCCTCAAGCATCGATTTACGCCCAAACGGAATCTGAGACCGAATCATAGCCAACATTTCCTTCACAAGCTGATTGCTCAGCCCAAACACAAACGCCAAGAACCGCCTCCCATCGTCGGTTTTCAAATATAGCGGCGCAATCACGCACCGAATCAGCAAGAGCTTCAAGTCCTCGATGCTCTCGTCCTCATAATCGAACAAAGCAAACGCCTCGCGAAGCGAATACACTCTGTGAAGATCCACTTTCCTCTTCAACGTCAGTGACTTGGACAGCAAGAAAGGTAGAGACTGAGAAATCAAAGTCTCTCGCCCAGGCAAATTCTCCTTCCACCACTCCTCGCACAAATTCGCTATCTCCGATATCAGAACCGACTCCGAATCAAAGAGAATCAAATTATCGTGCAATGCGCGAACTCCGGGGAGCAGATCGGACGGCGAGAACGCCTTTTTGGGGTGCGCGACGCATAGAACCGCGATATGAGCGAGAATTTCAAGGTCCTTGAaaagcttcttcttttctttgccaACATCGAATTCATGGCGGTCCGGTTCGGGCTCCACCGGCGTCTTGGAATGGCGCGAAGATCTTCGGGGTCGCTTTGTAGGAGGGGACTTGGAGGGGCTAGGGTTAGGGCTTCTTCTAGGGTTAGGTTGAAGAAGCTTCTGGAAGGATTCGATGGAGTGAGAAATGGAGCGGTGGAGAGAGATggggagagaggaagagaggtcTGAATTGGGAGTGATTTTGTGAATTAGGGATTTGAGAATGGGTTTTGAGGATTTGAGGCTTTGCTTTTGGGCTAAGGAGAGGAACTCTTCGGCTGAGGATTGGAGAGAGGAACGGAGTCGCTTCTCCATTTACTGACtctgattgttttttttttttttcaaaatgttttttctgttttttgagAGGGGTGGGAGTGGGAGGGAGGGAACTGAGGGAAGCTACCGTTCGTTTTGAATTTTCGGCGGAAACGATGGAACTACGGGCTGTGACGGGTTTTTTAGTGACTGACAAATGAAAGGCCTGGATAGAAATGATCTGGCCCGTAGGGTGTGCCTAGGCCAGGTTGGATAAAATCCAACCCATTGTAGGGTCCAACTTACTTGGATCAGGTTggtcaacttttttttaattgattattaGAATAATaccaatataaaaacaaatttataaccTAATAAACATGTGCATGGTAACAAAccaacacaaactattttataagtACTTCAAAGTTAGTAGGATATCATATAGTtctatctcaatttttttttttttttaagaaaatttcaacATATAGCGTCCGTTTTttatgatagctctttattatcagactaagacaccaatcagtttttggtgaaCCTCAGATTTCTTATACAATcattagagactttatcagttgaatTAACAGGAACCCACGATTCTATCCTAACTTAGTTGATATACAAAAGAGtaaatgatataatatattttttagatatatattaaatataagtggGTCGGGTCGAATTAAATAGATTTGTAAATTTGCTAACTTGCATCCAAccaggttaaaaaaaaaagaaaagaaaaagaaaaagaaaaagacaatcCAACCAACCCCTAAAATTTGACTCAACTTAACGTGTTGAATTGGATGGGGTCAGTTTTGCTGCACACCCTTAAATCTGGGTGTGGAAGTGGAAACTCATTTATTCCTACGACTATGATTTGTCTGTTGATCCAAATAAAGGAGAAGGGTGTGGCCtaaaatgttatgcattttgtatGGGTTTATGAGTTGGGTCACAAATGAGCCGGGCCAAGCAATGTAGTTGGTGTGGCATTGGGTAGGTAAGAAGTTTGTCTCGGCCCAATTGATCAAATCTAATTTGACCTGAGCCTCAACTACCATGTTCAAACACCACGACCTGAAATTTTGCACCACGAATCACACtttaacccccccccccaaaaaaagaaaaaagaaggtgTGCATTCCAGGCTTTGATTCTGCTTTTTTCCTTTCATCCTTTTTTGGTCCTTTGAAAAAGGTCACTTGGCCCCGTATGAGTTGCTGGATACTTGCCTTAGTTGGCTAGAGCATGAGCAGCTACAAAATACTTTTCTGGctatagaaatgaaaaagagcCAAAACAGTGAGGTTTAGTTAAAGTAAAAGAGTTTGTGTGCGCTTTCATTCGAACGTGTAAAACACCGGTGCATGCACTTTTCCTTCAACAGggtaaaaatattaattgtgttaTATATGCATTCTGAAGTCACATAATCGtgtaaaatattaatatttttggtCGCCTCCATGCTCTCCAGTTGTCCAAGTTCATCCTTCTCTTAATCAGGACAAAAGAATTCCTCAAATGACAGAAAACCACAATTTTTGTATGATGTAGATGTTAAATGTGGTCCTACAACAGCTTTAGCACTTTTTGTTTAGGCATTTCAGAGGGTAAAATCATCCACATTATCAACACTTTGTTTTAAGTTTAAGTCTATTCCGTGTAATCGTCTCGATTAGGAGCATCCAATTCTTAATTGAATGGTTGCATCAGGGTCAAAACCTTTCATAATGTTAACAGGCTTTCTTACCTTGTGTGTTATATTGCAAACCTACCTTTCTAAAGTGACTTTTGCAAtcttttttttccaatcaaATATATTCTTATGTTGCTTCTAATTGTATAGAAGCACGCATGCTATATCACTCACTAGTTTATATAATCATAATAAGTAGTAGTAAGAATCTTTGGAACCATAATTGTTCGAGTGACAGCTTCATTGGCATTGTTGTGATCTTATTTcatgaataataataacatcCAATAAATGCGTACTCCATGAATAGAAGTTCCAAAATATGCCTGAAAgcctttttcagttttcactaACAGGGCAATACATGACCAcgagactaaaaaaaaaaactattttgcaGCCTTCGATTCTCTTATTACATTTATTCTTAGCATAAACTCTGACTTCTAAAGTTGATAAATAATCCCCATTTATTTTGGAGGAGTGAGTTTTTAATCCTATGGAAAGG contains:
- the LOC115950645 gene encoding uncharacterized protein LOC115950645; amino-acid sequence: MEKRLRSSLQSSAEEFLSLAQKQSLKSSKPILKSLIHKITPNSDLSSSLPISLHRSISHSIESFQKLLQPNPRRSPNPSPSKSPPTKRPRRSSRHSKTPVEPEPDRHEFDVGKEKKKLFKDLEILAHIAVLCVAHPKKAFSPSDLLPGVRALHDNLILFDSESVLISEIANLCEEWWKENLPGRETLISQSLPFLLSKSLTLKRKVDLHRVYSLREAFALFDYEDESIEDLKLLLIRCVIAPLYLKTDDGRRFLAFVFGLSNQLVKEMLAMIRSQIPFGRKSMLEAFGDILFRAWKAAEGDSKGEFEDGFLQGLIDGAIHASSPALAASIRRVLGGFISQRTTEGVEKLLFRLAEPVIFRSLQVANSNVRQNALHLLLDMFPLEDPDSTKEVKDTLLDKQFFLLERLLADDCPDVRVVAVEGSCRILHLFWEIIPSASITKTITKIFDDMSHDICIEVRLSTLNGIIYLLGNPQSHEILKVLLPRLGHLMLDNAVSTRAAVADLLLLIRDIRNFQFHKVVGLDVLLSTLANDQPLVAQKITKLLIPSYFPSKVPIEEACSRCITLIKRSPMAGARFCEFAVSEGASLKSLMELVRLFISLILSPDKLDADQMEGLLVAASYLCNSLASEPCYKRALNKLLDGEKVKFLFAAASTACAQSSVIKIVSTISPDDAAGLFEECMGLVTNCSGISDNVERQAEVRSAHKLFLSCDGFDDMFEALTVRLQKTAYRCHIKFGTEIPKNSFSSTKRKKSMSSGKISAKWRCVDGKKAFDFEKDYSIAVGIAWQIRDLLTSEDSRKAILRSQTLELSFIALKIISEVSIVQCMHCEYMDTSPILAYTVLALHMTLQNVSINSQKDCGTRNNSTDSSRSLLELTVLEQTMDHMLNCTEKLLGAGDSGKYSKLPSELGQANSKTASSHRRGNKEPQTDASSPSAHDSPNIEQKRVPIKVKMLTASLKFMVDAAMMGFLSHYYGQLLKFTSRYVQYIISALGQQSQDRFQFEEEDLKDIVVCVKSSFTYAAKLLNLVHRAVSEASPLPPEAFDVANNLLDLITSIELHMGSGKAASLVAAAKPWLPDLILALGSVNILKETQGEGIDFHASDRIKVHFPSWLLSLARTELSEMSEVGPEKDDDGRVSESEDFLVFKKLLGMIVTLLKGNPNVLDAVGVIFLTGSVLGFERKDFGLVLGLLHFVCMKLFSRDDKEWGDMMLASLQEIYPQIERELEEENDEDGSQKLLSAKELLEPVWMYHIYETGRVTMMEE